A genomic stretch from Columba livia isolate bColLiv1 breed racing homer unplaced genomic scaffold, bColLiv1.pat.W.v2 Scaffold_306, whole genome shotgun sequence includes:
- the RABAC1 gene encoding prenylated Rab acceptor protein 1, whose protein sequence is MGQGVGLGIGLYALVSSPGLVAALGVFLGVWYRLRMRQKGALLMGLEPPPPPAAAALLSLPLFWFFGAGAAVCWGLGAWLLLCGAHAALRLPEPPPEWPPLHVEPV, encoded by the exons atggggcagggtgtggggctGGGCATCGGCCTCTACGCGCT gGTCTCGTCCCCGGGGCTCGTGGCGGCTCTGGGCGTGTTCCTGGGGGTTTGGTACCGGCTGCGGATGCGCCAGAAGGGGGCGCTGCTGATGG GGCTGGAGCCGCCCCCtcccccggccgccgccgcgctgCTCTCTCTGCCGCTCTTCTGGTTCTTCGGCGCTGGAGCCGCCGTCTGCTGGGGGCTGG GGgcgtggctgctgctgtgcggGGCGCACGCGGCGCTGCGGCTGCCGGAGCCGCCCCCGGAGTGGCCGCCGCTGCACGTGGAGCCCGTGTGA